The stretch of DNA CAAAAACTCCCTCAGGAAGTGATCAAGGTTGGTGGGCGGATCGGCCCATTGAGCGCCGATGCCGCCAATCATCTGGGCCTGAGCCGCGACACCCTGGTGGCTCAGGGCGGAATCGACGCCCACATGGCAATGCTCAGTGCCGGCACCACTGGCGCCGGCGAGCTGTTGTTTATCGGCGGTACCTCGGTGGTGCAACTGATGCACACCCCGCAACGCATCGACGTACCGGGCATCTGGGGCCCGTACCCCGGCGCCTTGCTCGACGGCCAATGGTTGATGGAAGGCGGGCAAGTCTCCGCCGGTTCGATCCTCAACTGGCTGGCGCAAAAGATGTTCGGCCTCGACGATGCCGGGCACCAGCGCCTGATCCGCCAGGCCGCAGAGCTGCAGCCCGGCTCCACCGGCTTGCTGGTGCTCGATTACTGGATGGGCAACCGCACACCGTACCGCTCGCCGGACATGCGCGGGGCGATCATGGGCCTGTCGCTTAACCATGACCGGCATGACCTGTACCGCGCCTCGGTGGAAGCGATTGCCCTGGGCTCGGCGAACATTTTTCACACCTGGCGCTCCGAGGGCATCGAGATCACCCGGGTGGTCGCCGCCGGTGGTTTCCAGAAGAACCCGTTATGGTTGCAGGCCACGGTGGATGCCACCGGTGTGCCGTTCGAAATGGTGCCCCACGATAACCTCACCCTGATCGGCACTGCCGCCGCTGCCGCCTGCGCCCTCGGCGAGTTCGGCACCTTGCAGGAAGCCGCTACCGACTTCACCACCATCGGCCGGCTGATCGAGCCCGACCCTTACGCCCACGAGCAATACATCGAGCTGTTGGGCCGCTACCGCGCCGCCACCGACAGCGTCGCGCCCATCAGTTGCAAGCCACCGGCGAACCGCACGCTCGGCGTAAGGCCGGCAGCATGAGCGCCCATTCTGAAGAAACGTTTGCCACACGGTTGTCGGCCGATTCCCAGCGCGATGACTTGATGGTCCAGGTGGCCAAGCTGTATTACGACCTGGAAAAGACCCAAAGCGATATCTCCCGAGAGACCGGCCTGACCCGCTGGCAAGTCAGCCGCTTGCTGCGCGAGGCGCGGGATTGCGGGGTGGTGCGCATCGATATCGTCGCCCGCTCGGCGCGCTTGCCGCAGCTGGAAGTAGCCTTGCAACGGCGTTTCGGCCTGCGTGAAGCATTGGTGCTGGATGTGGAAGATGCCGACACCGCGCTGAACGTGGTGACCCAGGCCGCCGCCCGT from Pseudomonas sp. NC02 encodes:
- a CDS encoding ribulokinase; the encoded protein is MTLLLGLDFGTGGVRAGLYDLHSHKLVHVAEAPYATQYPQLGWAEQAPADWWSALGKACRQLMAQAGHPQVAAVCVATTASTVVVAQADGQPLAPALLWMDCRAAAESARTAHVSHPMMNQGGDAVEWLVPKAMWLAEHEPQVYQRAERICEAVDWINFQLTGRWVASQLNASCKWNYDTLQQRFPVELYAELGVPELAQKLPQEVIKVGGRIGPLSADAANHLGLSRDTLVAQGGIDAHMAMLSAGTTGAGELLFIGGTSVVQLMHTPQRIDVPGIWGPYPGALLDGQWLMEGGQVSAGSILNWLAQKMFGLDDAGHQRLIRQAAELQPGSTGLLVLDYWMGNRTPYRSPDMRGAIMGLSLNHDRHDLYRASVEAIALGSANIFHTWRSEGIEITRVVAAGGFQKNPLWLQATVDATGVPFEMVPHDNLTLIGTAAAAACALGEFGTLQEAATDFTTIGRLIEPDPYAHEQYIELLGRYRAATDSVAPISCKPPANRTLGVRPAA